A window of the Helianthus annuus cultivar XRQ/B chromosome 4, HanXRQr2.0-SUNRISE, whole genome shotgun sequence genome harbors these coding sequences:
- the LOC110933801 gene encoding mitochondrial uncoupling protein 3-like, producing the protein MAQEQAQARSRAMNKIALASLSAMVAETTTFPIDITKTRLQLHAAAHPVSAFQVATDILRKQGVTGLYKGLSPALLRHLFYTPIRTVGYEQLRHAFISHDNHSLSLPSKALIGGISGVIAQHDVCYGWLFLRFSQCFQATKFYE; encoded by the exons ATGGCTCAAGAACAAGCCCAGGCGCGATCCAGGGCCATGAACAAGATCGCTCTAGCATCACTATCAGCAATGGTGGCAGAGACCACCACTTTCCCCATCGACATCACCAAAACCAGGCTTCAATTGCATGCAGCCGCTCACCCAGTCTCCGCATTTCAGGTCGCCACTGACATCCTTCGCAAACAAGGCGTAACAGGACTCTACAAGGGCCTGTCACCTGCCCTTCTTAGACACCTTTTCTACACACCCATTCGAACCGTTGGTTACGAGCAATTGCGTCATGCTTTCATTTCTCATGATAATCATTCTCTTTCTCTACCGAGCAAGGCCCTCATTGGAGGGATTTCTGGCGTTATTGCTCAG CATGATGTATGCTATGGATGGTTGTTCTTGAGGTTTTCCCAATGCTTTCAAGCTACCAAATTTTATGAGTGA
- the LOC110934963 gene encoding glutaredoxin-C9 — protein sequence MKVTNEQSSSVVMDRTTGVATAATMATKMETVYERVHHLANGNAVVVFSVSGCCMGHVAKQLLVGLGVGPTVVELDREAAGMEIHALLYRLAAGKEQQQPIPAIFIGGKFLGGIETLIACHINGTLVPLLKDAGALWL from the coding sequence AATCCTCAAGTGTGGTCATGGATCGAACCACCGGAGTCGCAACCGCAGCAACGATGGCGACAAAGATGGAGACGGTTTACGAGCGGGTGCACCACCTGGCGAACGGTAACGCGGTGGTGGTGTTCTCCGTTAGTGGTTGTTGTATGGGCCACGTGGCCAAGCAGCTTCTTGTCGGCTTGGGTGTGGGCCCCACGGTGGTCGAATTGGACAGAGAGGCGGCGGGAATGGAGATTCATGCTTTACTTTACCGTCTCGCGGCGGGGAAAGAGCAGCAGCAGCCTATCCCCGCCATCTTTATTGGTGGCAAGTTTCTCGGTGGGATTGAGACGCTTATTGCGTGTCATATCAACGGCACCCTCGTCCCTCTTCTCAAGGACGCGGGTGCTCTTTGGCTCTAG